DNA from Sinorhizobium numidicum:
CTTTAACCAGCGGGTCCGCCCATAAGTTGAGCCCGCCATCCCCTAGCACAGAAGTGTAGGAGGTTAGGATTTTTGTATCATTACCCGCCATGTCATCGAAGATCCGCTGAGCCTCTTTATTCCGGGTCTCCTCCGCGAGGCGCGCAAAGAGCCTATATTTCTCCCCTGGCTGAGCAAAGAGATCGTAGACGGCCCCGATCGTTGGCGTACCGCGCTCGATACAGGCAAGAATGCCGGCGACAAAAAGATCTCGCGCGCCGTTAATGAAACCTTCCGCGCCTTGTCCCTTGGCCGTAATGAGGTTCGCCGCCAGGCGACGCGCTTCGGTGAACTGCCGCTCTGGCGACATTGCTATGATATCCAATAGAGGATTGTAGCAATTCGTCCGTCGCTCTGGGTCTAGCGGTGCCAATTTAAAAATGCTGTCGCCACGCGCTTTGCGAGCCCTAGAGGTGAGTTCAAAAAGCTCGCCCTTAACGTCGAGGGCTATCACTGAGCCCTTGAACGTAAGTAGCGTTGGAATGACAATGCCCACGCCTTTTCCCGCGCGCGTCGGCGCAACGACGAGGCTGTGAGGCTGCTCGCTATTAGTCAGGTAATAGTCAGACCAAAAACGGGCGCTCGTCTTCCCAAACACTGGACCACTGATGCGATTGTACCGCTGAAGATAACCCGCACGCCGCATTTCATCCACGCGAGCCCAGCGCGCGGTGCCGTGATGTTGCCGATTGCGTCCGGGTATCATCTGCTGCAATAGCAGAATGGTTCCCGACGTTAAGACGACGACAGCCAAACCCCGGTAGAAGAACAGGGTTGTGTAGCCCAGATAGAAAGGCGTCTCATACCAAAACGCGAGGATGTCAAACGTCATCAAAGCCCTTCCGTCAAAACCGTAACGGAATGTTGAGTACAAGCTCGCCCCACAAAAACCTGCAGCCAGTGAACACACGATGCTCACAGCTATACTTAAGGGCCTAGTTTCGGTTGAAATCATAAGTCCTTCGAATCGTTCGATTGGTAGAAAAATGCTGCGCTCCTCACGGCATCGAACAGGCGAAGTTGCGCCTGATAGCGTCGGCGACGCAGACAGCGGAAGATCCCGGACCCGCGCAAGATACGGGATGTCCAGCAATGGACTGAAACGCTAAGCCGCGGAGAAATCATAATCAAGACAAAAGAGTATATTCTTGTTACAGCTTCAATCGGGTTAAAACAGCTTTGTAACTATCGGGTTGCGGCACTCGTTCTTTTGCTTAGAGGAACTCTCCAAAGAAGGGTGCCAGCGACGATAGGGAACTTTGTCGTAGACGCTGGTTCAGAGGACGGGATGCAGGTCTCGATGGTCATGGCGAGGAGCTTTTCGCGGAACGAGGTGCTGTCGCAAAGCTTATCGGCGATGAGGAAATGTCGTCTGGGCATTTCAATAAGCAGACCCTACCGCCCATGCGGTCGGCGATCTGGTCTTCAAAGAGCAGCATGATGATAGCCGGCCGTCATCATCGCAAA
Protein-coding regions in this window:
- the virD4 gene encoding type IV secretion system ATPase VirD4 (The ATPase VirD4 is a core component of the VirB/VirD4 form of type IV secretion systems (T4SS), also known as type IVa secretion systems.) — its product is MISTETRPLSIAVSIVCSLAAGFCGASLYSTFRYGFDGRALMTFDILAFWYETPFYLGYTTLFFYRGLAVVVLTSGTILLLQQMIPGRNRQHHGTARWARVDEMRRAGYLQRYNRISGPVFGKTSARFWSDYYLTNSEQPHSLVVAPTRAGKGVGIVIPTLLTFKGSVIALDVKGELFELTSRARKARGDSIFKLAPLDPERRTNCYNPLLDIIAMSPERQFTEARRLAANLITAKGQGAEGFINGARDLFVAGILACIERGTPTIGAVYDLFAQPGEKYRLFARLAEETRNKEAQRIFDDMAGNDTKILTSYTSVLGDGGLNLWADPLVKAATSRSDFSIYDLRRRRTCVYLCVSPNDLEVVAPLMRLLFQQVVSILQRSLPGKDEKHEVLFLLDEFKHLGKLEAIETAITTIAGYKGRFMFIIQSLSALTGTYDEAGKQNFLSNTGVQVFMATADDETPVYISKAIGEYTFQARSTSYSQGRMFDRNIQNSDQGAPLLRPEQVRLLSDKYEIVLIKGQPPLQLQKVRYYSDRALKHIFESQTGDLPEPAPLMIEEGKLGVNSSFNDC